The Liolophura sinensis isolate JHLJ2023 chromosome 12, CUHK_Ljap_v2, whole genome shotgun sequence genome segment TCGAAgacctcttgtcttccaccaatatggtgtacatatctcatCTTGGAAAGTTCCTCAAAACCttgccagaggtcagtggttttctccgttcacgttggtttcctccacacctAACTAACCGCCGTGGGATAAGTGACACATTCTTGAACATGGGAAAAATaacagccagtcagtcagtcagtcagtcagtcagtcagtcaatcaatcaatcgaatGGTTAGAACGAATGTTTAACAAAAGTGTTTCAGCGTGCGTAAGGTTTAGAATTGCTAATCTTTCGTCGGGTGCTTCTTCGATGTCTATGCAGTTTCAGGAGATATAAAGGCGAAGTATATCAGACAGCGTTCCAAAGAACTAAGTTAGCAAAATTGATTGTAACTACTGCACAAGGCGAAGATATATGTTACCATCCAATTTACAATAACCATAGCCAACGACTGCTTTGCTGGACGGTTTCCTCAAAGGTTAGTAATCAGTCTTTTGTATCTGAATGAGACGGCAGTCTTGGTGTCTTCAGAATGGCGTTCCAGCGAGGCAGCATTAGAACCTTTTCAGCACAGAGACCGTTCTGCTAATATAGAAGAAGACATGGTCATAACATTGACGTGTTcatgttgaaaataatatttaaccCCGGACAAACAAATGATATGTAACCCCGGACAAACAAATGATATGAAACCTCAGGCAAACCAATGATATGTATCTCCAGGAAAACAAATCCTATTTAGCCCCAGGCAAACAAATTCTATTTAACCCCAGACAAACAAATGATATTTAACACCAGGCAAACAAATGATATTTAACCCCAGACAAACAAATGATATTTAACCCCAGGCAAACAAATGATATGAAACCTCAGGCAAACCAATGATATGTATCTCCAGACAAACAAATCCTATTTAACCCCAGGCAAACAAATTCTATTTAACCCCAGACAAACAAGCGATATTTAACTCCAGGCAAACAAATGATATTTAACCCCAGACAAACAAATGATATTTAACCCCAGGGGAACAAATGATATATAACTCCAGGCAAACAAATCCTATTTAACCCCAGGCAAACAAATCATATGTATCTCCAGGCAAACAAATGATATTTAACTCCAGACAAACAAGTGATATTTAACCCCAGGCAAACAAATGATATGTAACTCTAGGCAAACAAATGATATGTAACCCCAGGCAAACAAATGATATGTAACTCCAGGCAAACAAATGACATGTAACTCCAGGCAAACAAATGATATGTAATTCCAGGCAAACAAATGATACGTAACTGCAGGCAAACAAATGATATGTAACTCCAGGCAAACAAATGATATGTAACCCCAGGCAAACAAATGATCTTTAACCCCAGGTAAACAAGTGATATTTAACTCCAGGTAAACAAGTTATATTTAACTCCAGGCAAGCAAATGATATTTAACCCTAGGCAAACAAATGATATTTAACCCCAGGCGAACAAATGACATTTAACTCAAGGCAAACAAATAATGTTTAAGCCCCGGCAAACGAATGATATGAAACCTCAGGCAAACAAATGATATTTAACTCCAGGCAAACAAATGATATGTAACCCCAAGCAAACAAATGATATGTAACCCCAGGCAAACAAATGATATTTAACCACATGCAAACAAATGATATTTAACTCCAGGCAAACAAATGATATGTAACTCCAGGCAAACAAATGATACGTAACTCCAGGTAAACAAATGATATGTAACTCCAGGCAAACAAATGATACGTAACTCCAGGTAAACAAGTGATATGTAACTCCAGGCAAACAAATGATATTTAACCCCAGGCAAACAAACAAAGCTAAGATGCTTTCTGTTTGGTTTCCATTATAATTCCCTTTCGTAATTTCGACATATTTCGTTGACTGAACTGTTTCAGCTACCATGGTGGGAGGAGGATATATTAACGGAAGTGCCGAAATGATGTACAGTCGGGGCTTTCTATGGACTCAAGCTCCCATTGGCTATAATTGTGCATTGTGCATAGGTAATAATGACACACACAATCAGTAAATATTACCAGTCATGGAAAACTGGTTTTAAGCctaagaaaacattaaaatgaaataagtatcagatgaaagaccactaaacactgtccaggaaaatagttgcaGCTTTTTTTACAATTAACTTGTAAAAAAcccagtaaaatacatttgagtATTTTATTATATGATGGGCCTTTCTGACCACAAAAAGACTAATGACATCACATAAGGTGTTTTAACACTCATTAGaatgctatatttcatcattcaaaatgtacataGAGATCTATGAATGTACTGcctgatttgaccttgaaacgaattatttcaaacaaaaagtatagatgtgacgtaactgataccttctgggtcacaacgGACACAGGCCTACTACATTTTACAgaggtctttgcctttaacattATATCTCGATAAATTTGACAAACACCTCTTAGTAAAATTTAATTCAACCTGATGAAATACCTAAAATTATTTAACACAACCATTTCTGGAGCTTTTAATAATATGGTTTTCTGTAAATTATTACAGTACAAATGAAGAACATTTACCGCAGAAAGCAAATCTGTCAAAATGGTGCACTCTTCTGCTCTCAGCTTCAGGACATCACAATTTCTGTATAGCCGTGCCCGTTAAGCAAAGAGGAAGTTCATGAAAAGTGTAGCGTAAACACATAGAATGGGTGTACCTTTATACAACTTGTATTGAACTGGATTATGGCGGAAATTGTCCTCACTGATATTACCATTTGCAGCAGTCTCTTCGGAAACACACGAGAAAACGTACAATCCTTTGTTTTGCAGCCGGGCTGGTTTTTGCCCCGAAGGTTCGACAAGGAAATTACATCACCATATTTGACCCATTCCAGAACAAATATGGCAACCGCTTGGGGTCGCTGCTGTTTGTACCCCAGCTATTAGGGGACTTATTCTGGAGTGCCTCCATACTGTCGGCTTTAGGTAAGTTTGGAGACTTCAGAGGTCAGGtaataaattatcatttatcCCAAATCTTTAGTTCTCTTTTAGCAGCGAGTCGATAATCACAGGACTTATTTCctaaaaacctaaaacaatagTTTCCGTAGAAATGTGTAAGAAGTAACATATCAATAGTAAATAAAGGTGGTAAGGTGTAAGAGAGAAAAAGTCATCAGGTTTCTGTGACACGTACTTTGTCTCGTCCTCAGGAGCATCCCTGTCCATAATTCTCGGTATCGATGGCACAATCACCATCATTGTTTCCGCGTGCGTTGCCATTGGTTACACCTTCTTTGGGGGTCTATATTCTGTGGCCTTCACTGACGTCATACAGATGATTTGCATATTTGCAGGTTTGGTAAGATTTGTTTTACGTCTACGCGTGTTTTATTGCTTGTAACTTCAAGGAAGCTTAGTTGAACTCCGTAGTTCTTGTATTATTACTCGTCTACCTcgttatcaaaaacaaaacgGGCATGTTTTATGGATTAAAAATTCTGGTTTACTCGCTCTTTCCGTTCCAGAAAGGTGGTAATGGCAATATAAGCATGGAAGCCTTGTGAATCTACAAACCCAAAGCAGATATTCGCAGATACCATGTAATGTTACTGTGACAAATTACAGATATAATTGAAAGCAATTTATCTGTTGGCATTAACTTGTAGCGCCCTAAAATATAATCCAGTAATTACAGAAAATGTATGAAAGAGAACCAGTAGATTTCTTCGGCCAAAGGCATACTATAGTATCAAAACagattacattttatattttggaTTGAGTCAGGCTGTTTATAAGGTACTtgccgaaggtcagtggtttactccggactCAGATTtgtttcacccataaaactgatcaccatcgTATGTcagacaagtaaataaatatagtctGCATTTACCCTCCGGCCCGTTTATTATGTGGTCATCCCATTTATCTTTATGTCCAGTTCGTAGCATTTCCCTTCGCATTAACAAACGAAGCCGTGGACTTGTCCAAGCTGTCTGACGGAGTATGGCAGGGATCCATTCAAACACGGGAGGTTGGCGTCTACGTCGACAGTTATCTCCTTTTGATCATGGGTGGGATACCCTGGCAGGTGATTGGTTTTGTTTAAAAGGTCTCTTctaaattacctcccttattaCACGACGGCGACTGTGACGTAACACGAGATAagtttttgaggcgtgaaactacgagaagaGGGACAAGGCCTATTACAGCATAAGATATGTGGGTCACaataatgacaaatattttctagaaaACAGTGTAATAAGACATGGTATCAAAATTTAAGAGTCGAAAAAAGTCGAGAGATCATGAACGTTTTCAGTTCAAGAGTTCGCCGAAGTtgtctgttgtatttaattagggcCGGTATTTTGAAATTACCTTCGAATGGATTAAAAACTACAGAACGTTTTTCTTGGGTTTTCCAAATACGTGTAAAGCTAGGTCATCATCTGGCTAATGTCGCTTGTACTAAGAAACTTGCCCCCAGTCATTTTCTGAGATCCCACCTAACCACATCTTACACCTAATAACACAACTGTTAACGGAAGAGTggcctcaagggaggtaattcggtgCAGCCCTTTTGACTGATGAATTTGTAAAAATAACTGAtcaataatacaataataaatgtatgagGATAAAATATATGTCAATAAAAGACAATCAATAAACAATATCGAACATGTTTCATGTATACTCCTTTTGTCAATTTCTAATGTGCATAGTTATGTCTTGTCTAGAAAATATGGAAAACGTGAAACCCAGTAAACAGCATCTAATATCTATCACTGTGGCTACAGTTAAAGACTCTCCTATATGATGTCTCCATTAGGTGTATTACCAGCGGGCGTTAGCTTGTCGGACCAGTAATATTGCTCGTTGGGCATCCGTGGCTGGGGGAGTAGCAGCTGCTGTACAGGCCATTCCACCCATGGCCTTGGGCGCTGCTGTTGCTGCCGCAAGTATGGTCACAATAATACTTAGTGTTCGATTTATTCCGTTAACTCTGGAATCAAATTAATTGCATTGATTGGTGAATTCAATTTATTGATAAGAATGTCCTTCATTGCTCAAGTAATGTATCTTGAAGGAGGTGGGGGAGAAGAAAGAATAAACGTGGCTCTGGTTGCCTGTGTAAGTTCAAACAAAGGTGTATTAAATACCTCACATGTCACATGTTACATCCAGAAATACCACTCCTAATATCAGAGCCTTGTTCTCTTGAACTTTCGTCGAATGGAATGTGTAGTTCTTCGGGATATTTGACTCGCGTGGATACTCTTTTCTAACAATTTGGATATTGGGGTCTTAAAACTACACACtagaacatttattttgtttttacgtcatactttTCATACTTTCTTTGTGGCGAGGTGATTTTTGAGATAATACAGTTGGAAGAGATCAACCGCAGCTTTGAGTCTTGTATTTCAGATTGGAACATGACCGCCTACAACACCAGTACTCCTCTGTCCCCGGAACAAACAAGCCTCGTCGTACCCTTGGCTCTGCAGTACCTCTGTCCCAAAGTCGTCTCTATCATCGGACTAGGGGCTGTATCGGCGGCTGTCATGTCATCGGCAGACTCCTGCGTTCTCTCCACGGCCTCGGTTCTAACTCACAACATCTATGCCAACATTATCCGCCCTAGGGTAGGAGAGTAAATAATCTAACCAAAGTCACATCCATGCAGTGGATTGTTG includes the following:
- the LOC135479172 gene encoding high-affinity choline transporter 1-like produces the protein MAVDIAGLISVIVFYVIILAVGIWAGRKTARSKESDDIFLASRNLGGMVSFFTLAATMVGGGYINGSAEMMYSRGFLWTQAPIGYNCALCIAGLVFAPKVRQGNYITIFDPFQNKYGNRLGSLLFVPQLLGDLFWSASILSALGASLSIILGIDGTITIIVSACVAIGYTFFGGLYSVAFTDVIQMICIFAGLFVAFPFALTNEAVDLSKLSDGVWQGSIQTREVGVYVDSYLLLIMGGIPWQVYYQRALACRTSNIARWASVAGGVAAAVQAIPPMALGAAVAAANWNMTAYNTSTPLSPEQTSLVVPLALQYLCPKVVSIIGLGAVSAAVMSSADSCVLSTASVLTHNIYANIIRPRASHREKIWVMRISILVSGALGTIVAISVSSIYGLFFLCSDLMYVINFPQLVCVLWISFSNTYGYLVGFIVGLGLRISAGEPLLGLPALLLFPGYDEELGQLFPFRSFTMVTGLLSTIMVSYVTNQLFLRKILPKRLDFLRCVTSMEVTVDKADIHDAQTKGEAIPLSENQKSDLAEDS